A window from Rhizobium sp. BG4 encodes these proteins:
- a CDS encoding transporter substrate-binding domain-containing protein, giving the protein MRRFSILKTALLSGVLAFAGMAAHAADLSVGANIGNVPWEFQDETGKTVGFEVDLVTEVAKRLNKSVEFVNIPFNGLFSAVQSGRINMAVSSITITEKRLESVSFAQPYYDSDQSLTVMAASGIKDLKGMSGKVVGVDTGSTGDMWATNNTAKYSLGEIRRFEGLQPAMLDLAAGRIDGYISDIPALQYYVKDKPEIKVVERIPTGEKYSIMFNKGDPLAKQVNDVITTLKGEGFIAKLHETWFGAKAEDTTSTVKVEDMPAAK; this is encoded by the coding sequence ATGCGTCGTTTTTCGATTTTGAAGACTGCCCTGCTGTCGGGCGTTCTGGCATTTGCCGGAATGGCAGCCCATGCCGCCGATCTCTCGGTCGGTGCCAATATCGGTAACGTCCCGTGGGAGTTTCAGGACGAGACCGGCAAGACCGTCGGCTTCGAGGTCGATCTCGTCACCGAGGTCGCCAAGCGCCTCAACAAGTCCGTCGAGTTCGTCAACATTCCGTTCAACGGGCTGTTCTCTGCCGTACAGTCGGGCCGTATCAACATGGCGGTGTCGTCGATCACCATCACCGAGAAGCGCCTGGAATCCGTCAGCTTTGCCCAGCCCTATTATGACAGCGATCAGTCGCTGACCGTCATGGCGGCAAGCGGCATCAAGGACCTGAAGGGCATGAGCGGCAAGGTCGTTGGCGTCGATACCGGCTCGACCGGCGACATGTGGGCAACCAACAATACCGCCAAGTACAGCCTCGGCGAAATCCGCCGCTTCGAGGGCCTGCAGCCGGCGATGCTCGATCTCGCCGCCGGCCGTATCGACGGCTATATCAGCGATATCCCGGCGCTTCAGTATTACGTCAAGGACAAGCCGGAGATCAAAGTCGTCGAGCGCATTCCGACCGGCGAAAAGTATTCGATCATGTTCAACAAGGGCGACCCGCTTGCCAAGCAGGTCAACGACGTGATCACGACGCTGAAGGGCGAAGGCTTCATCGCCAAGCTGCATGAAACATGGTTCGGCGCCAAGGCCGAAGACACGACCTCGACCGTGAAGGTCGAAGACATGCCTGCCGCAAAATAA